The sequence TATGCAGATCCCCCAATAATGACGAGGATACTGACTGCCATGAGCATTTCAACGAGTGTAAATCCACTCTCAGTGCGAATTTCTTGAATCTTCATTTTTAGTAAGTAGTTATCAGTTAAAGAGGAACTCTGTAACAATAGACTGCTTGCTGAAGTCTACAAATTAGGGCAGATTGTTACAAAACATCTCTTAACCGATAACCGATAACTACTCCTGCTGTGCTTGTGGCATCTGTCGGTCGGCAATATAGGTACTCATAGACATTGAGTTTTCTCTGTTTCTATGCAGCCATGTGACGGTCACTTGAACCCGCCGGACGTTTTCAACGTCTTCAGAGTCCACATCCTCGACGACAGAACGCCAACGATAGCGTGTATTCTCACCAAATTCACCAGTTTCTTCACCAACATCGGGATAACCTTGCATCTCAATTTCTGCCATCCGAAATTTAAGGAGGTAAAGAGCGGTAGTACTGTTATCTGAAAGTCCCTGATTACGTGCAGCGGTAGTAAACGCCTGCAAAAGTGCAGGTAAGATCGCCGCCAAAAGTGTTAATGTTACAAGTATCTCGACGAGTGTAAAACCGTCTTTTTCTTCTGATGTCGAGTGTATAATTGATAAATTCATTTTTTTAGGACTTCCGATGAGAAATTAGTTGCGGGTCTCAAAACCTAACATTTCAATCTCTGCAGGTGTGAGTTGTCGGACCCGGACACGTCCACTTGCTGCCTCGACATTAACAGACATTATCTGGTTGCGCGAGTTCCGCAGGTACACGACTGTCTCCTCAGAGGTCGCAGTCGGCGAAAAGTAGATATACTCCACACCGGAATCGACGCTGGCAGTTCTGCCGTTGTGATTGGTTATCATTGCGGCTAATGTTACGTTTCGTTCCATTGCGTTTGGCACACCAAGGATGCCGCCGGTGCGTGCCAAAGGAACCTGCTGAGTGGAAGTCCGCGTTGTAAGAGGGTTGCCAGTCGCGCTGTTCTGTCCGGCAGCAACAACCGTGGAATTTTGAGCAGTTAGCAACGACGTGAGTGGATTCGCAGGGTTGAACGTCTCACTGGAGGCAAGCCAGTACCGATCCCTGTCAAGATCAAAAACAACCAAGTGCGTCGCCCGATCCGTGATCGCCATATCTCTGGCAAACGTGAGTAGGCTACGGAGCGAGTAGGCTGAAGACTTCAAACGGCGTGTTGCCGCGAAACTTTTCAGCGTCGGCATAGAGATCGCTGACAGGATGCCGATAAGCGTTAAAACGATTAGTAGTTCCGTAATGGTGAAACCACTCTGGGATTGAGAATTAGGCGCGATACGGAGAGCGCGCCGAATAGCCGTTCGGAACACTGTTTTAATTCACCGCCGCATTCTCATCTACCCAGTTGGTGATGTCTGCGTCCAGTTCTGTACCGCCTACCTTTCCATCTTTACCCATCGAATACAGGTCGTAGTCGTATCCGTAGCGGCTACTCGGTTGGCGATAGACATATTGATTACTCCACGGATCCATGAAATTTGGACTATCAACATACGGGCCATCCCAATTGAGAGGGGCAGGACTGGGAGCCCGCCATAACGCACTTAAGCCCTGTTCGGTGGTCGGATATTCCCCAGTGGCTATGGCATACTAGTCTGTCACAATTATCTTGATAGTTGATCTAAAATCTGGTATCCTTAGGT is a genomic window of Candidatus Poribacteria bacterium containing:
- a CDS encoding type II secretion system protein GspG; translation: MATGEYPTTEQGLSALWRAPSPAPLNWDGPYVDSPNFMDPWSNQYVYRQPSSRYGYDYDLYSMGKDGKVGGTELDADITNWVDENAAVN
- a CDS encoding prepilin-type N-terminal cleavage/methylation domain-containing protein — protein: MFRTAIRRALRIAPNSQSQSGFTITELLIVLTLIGILSAISMPTLKSFAATRRLKSSAYSLRSLLTFARDMAITDRATHLVVFDLDRDRYWLASSETFNPANPLTSLLTAQNSTVVAAGQNSATGNPLTTRTSTQQVPLARTGGILGVPNAMERNVTLAAMITNHNGRTASVDSGVEYIYFSPTATSEETVVYLRNSRNQIMSVNVEAASGRVRVRQLTPAEIEMLGFETRN
- a CDS encoding prepilin-type N-terminal cleavage/methylation domain-containing protein; this encodes MNLSIIHSTSEEKDGFTLVEILVTLTLLAAILPALLQAFTTAARNQGLSDNSTTALYLLKFRMAEIEMQGYPDVGEETGEFGENTRYRWRSVVEDVDSEDVENVRRVQVTVTWLHRNRENSMSMSTYIADRQMPQAQQE